One region of Sulfurisphaera ohwakuensis genomic DNA includes:
- a CDS encoding SepZ protein has product MAGVNLSRRVLGAVLAGLGIAGWVLTIIMVFSLPYSLYADDALVAAVVASGVVTVVGGLLMGLWN; this is encoded by the coding sequence ATGGCTGGTGTTAATTTATCAAGGAGAGTCTTAGGAGCTGTATTAGCTGGATTAGGAATAGCAGGATGGGTTCTAACAATAATAATGGTTTTTTCATTACCATATAGCCTCTATGCAGATGATGCATTAGTAGCAGCTGTTGTAGCCTCTGGCGTGGTTACAGTAGTTGGAGGACTATTAATGGGGTTATGGAATTGA
- a CDS encoding ethylbenzene dehydrogenase produces the protein MANGYVSLIVLGLIVFLVIVGVAYGVDYMLNSAEVASDTITAYYVPNATINLGTPGQEPFWQSIPWTAVPLVPTVPVPDGISGHTQTVYVRAAWTYVDGVPYIIIDMKAPVVGQESWLACPERTPQGQIWAPFPIPEPKGWWVVNVSYKASDQGVASVYTLPTSEQIGYPPNQALTNPITIYVYNVSGKLYGQIVGAVNPQGVPLNNGQPINITSIDLIVNGSINVTSFEQFLKLGLNGTTWFQDAYNLFYPEDTAGYVSLFYNSTYMYPERFAIMWLLGGVPSDWTQIAYTPHMMPGTSGALSAGQAEIWFFNDNPRGNNTQDSGYPGPTFFSRTSPPPYIHWPSYKDPLNLGYLPNQGLIADIYVNGSSIYYIGGNYQSSFPPIDNPHINPWEVWNGLANKSLLWDPSVVATGFQFYNTPTGPWMIVEFARTFSTVGVSNGQGESHYQVQLQPGHTYWVAFAVFQGGAGESVDFKSISFWWRIYIQPSDPQQSVLPLFIITNSILSPIVAVAIINRNSMMSELNRISMSLPKFIKSMLLLILLVSLPIFNGIYAVIDSIRRLSI, from the coding sequence ATGGCTAATGGATACGTGTCACTAATCGTTCTAGGTCTAATAGTTTTTTTAGTTATAGTTGGAGTAGCATATGGTGTAGATTATATGTTGAATTCTGCGGAAGTAGCTAGTGATACTATTACGGCGTATTATGTACCTAATGCCACAATTAATTTAGGAACTCCTGGTCAAGAGCCATTCTGGCAGTCAATTCCATGGACCGCAGTTCCCTTAGTTCCTACTGTGCCAGTTCCCGATGGAATTTCTGGCCATACTCAAACTGTTTATGTGAGAGCAGCCTGGACATATGTTGATGGTGTACCATATATAATAATTGATATGAAGGCACCAGTTGTAGGACAAGAATCATGGTTAGCATGTCCAGAAAGGACTCCTCAGGGTCAAATATGGGCACCTTTCCCAATTCCAGAACCTAAAGGATGGTGGGTTGTTAATGTATCATATAAAGCCTCAGATCAAGGTGTAGCATCAGTTTATACACTACCTACTTCAGAACAAATAGGATATCCACCTAATCAGGCACTTACTAACCCAATAACAATATACGTATACAATGTTAGCGGAAAGTTGTACGGGCAAATAGTAGGTGCGGTTAATCCTCAAGGGGTACCTTTAAACAATGGACAGCCGATTAACATAACTTCTATAGACTTGATTGTTAATGGTAGTATAAATGTTACGTCATTTGAACAATTCTTAAAGCTGGGACTAAATGGTACTACATGGTTCCAAGATGCTTATAATTTATTTTATCCAGAGGATACTGCAGGTTATGTTTCACTATTCTATAACAGTACCTATATGTACCCAGAGAGATTTGCTATTATGTGGTTATTAGGTGGTGTTCCAAGTGATTGGACACAAATAGCTTATACACCTCACATGATGCCTGGCACTTCAGGTGCATTATCAGCAGGTCAAGCAGAAATATGGTTCTTTAATGATAATCCAAGAGGCAATAACACCCAAGATTCTGGTTATCCTGGTCCTACATTCTTTAGTAGAACCTCTCCACCACCATATATACATTGGCCATCATATAAAGACCCATTAAATCTTGGTTACTTACCTAATCAAGGCCTAATAGCTGATATATACGTAAATGGATCATCAATATATTATATTGGTGGAAATTATCAATCATCATTCCCACCAATTGATAATCCTCATATAAACCCATGGGAAGTTTGGAATGGATTAGCAAATAAGTCATTACTCTGGGACCCATCTGTTGTTGCTACTGGATTTCAGTTCTATAATACGCCAACTGGTCCATGGATGATTGTAGAATTTGCGAGGACATTTAGTACTGTAGGTGTATCTAACGGTCAAGGAGAATCTCATTATCAAGTGCAGTTACAGCCTGGGCATACTTATTGGGTAGCTTTCGCAGTATTCCAAGGTGGTGCTGGTGAGTCTGTTGACTTTAAGTCAATATCGTTCTGGTGGAGGATTTATATACAGCCATCTGATCCTCAACAATCAGTTTTACCATTGTTTATTATAACTAACTCAATCCTATCTCCTATTGTAGCTGTGGCTATAATAAATAGAAATTCCATGATGAGTGAACTAAATAGAATTTCCATGAGTTTACCAAAGTTTATTAAATCTATGCTACTACTTATTCTGCTAGTTAGTTTACCAATCTTTAATGGAATTTATGCAGTTATAGACTCAATAAGGAGGCTTTCAATATGA
- a CDS encoding cbb3-type cytochrome c oxidase subunit I — translation MASVEELKRQDMERLAEWAMEYRRVQEREAKRNVFLKVWYTEDYKFLSLKLAIAATVWFFIGGAFALFLRSQAGLASTGIPMVVSPSYYFQAMTNHVMDMIFGMAFTFVFALAFYMIPTLNGTRLIKWPKIANAGFWLNNFALLMMNFGGVQNQYMFTFLNPLKASPTWYIGYGLMIVAEWMEIASVIGTSFVGRIKGKLVPTAIGFIVMDMIMMALANVSVFIADMWSLFSPIGGLGINFFGVPNAEVWKGLFWFADHPLVYFVPYTLSGATIALLPLYARRPIYSYRFTRWLIPVLFVLGSSVYVHHLGDDPWPLVLRDIFAQTTTALIAIPFAAFWLLFFITLGDPRKLKWDTGLAFLYAAAVWNIIGGIQAEPTNPVQAVDPTIHNTAWIFSHFHIMLALYSVGGVFGAVYAAGPYMFGRKWYSEKLSWLHFWGWQAGMGLFVTASAIGGFYGLIRREVAWAAFYEPYYQLLMIGGWVAGFSLIVFTFNLVLTLLYGEKIKETDIPMWAVLSIAMERYGLRREGYKEEELPVALPADGMIRVEEFVRATERASSSSSGVQASGTQAKGEGFTKVTESKADTDLKINK, via the coding sequence ATGGCGTCAGTGGAGGAACTAAAAAGGCAAGATATGGAAAGGCTTGCTGAATGGGCAATGGAATACAGAAGAGTACAAGAAAGAGAGGCAAAAAGGAACGTATTTCTGAAAGTGTGGTATACAGAAGATTATAAATTCTTATCACTAAAACTAGCAATAGCCGCAACAGTCTGGTTCTTCATAGGCGGAGCTTTCGCATTATTCTTAAGGTCACAAGCCGGGTTAGCATCAACTGGAATTCCAATGGTAGTCTCACCATCCTATTATTTCCAAGCTATGACCAACCACGTAATGGACATGATATTTGGAATGGCTTTCACATTTGTATTCGCATTAGCTTTCTACATGATACCAACATTAAATGGGACTAGACTCATAAAATGGCCTAAAATTGCTAATGCTGGTTTCTGGTTAAATAATTTTGCCTTATTAATGATGAATTTCGGAGGAGTGCAAAATCAATATATGTTCACATTCTTAAATCCATTAAAAGCTTCTCCCACATGGTATATTGGTTATGGTTTAATGATAGTGGCAGAATGGATGGAGATTGCTTCTGTTATAGGAACATCGTTTGTCGGTAGAATTAAAGGTAAACTAGTACCTACAGCTATAGGTTTTATAGTAATGGATATGATAATGATGGCCTTAGCTAATGTATCTGTGTTTATTGCTGATATGTGGTCGTTATTTTCTCCTATAGGAGGGTTAGGTATAAACTTCTTCGGTGTTCCTAATGCAGAAGTATGGAAGGGATTATTCTGGTTTGCAGACCATCCATTAGTTTACTTCGTTCCATATACTTTAAGCGGTGCGACAATAGCGTTATTACCATTATATGCCAGAAGACCCATATACAGCTATAGATTTACGAGATGGCTAATTCCAGTTCTATTTGTTTTAGGATCTAGCGTTTATGTACATCATTTAGGAGACGATCCATGGCCATTGGTATTAAGAGATATTTTCGCTCAAACTACAACAGCATTAATTGCAATACCATTCGCTGCCTTTTGGTTATTATTCTTTATAACATTAGGTGATCCGAGAAAACTAAAATGGGATACTGGGTTAGCCTTCTTATATGCTGCTGCAGTATGGAACATAATTGGTGGTATACAAGCAGAGCCCACTAACCCAGTTCAAGCTGTCGATCCTACAATCCACAATACTGCTTGGATTTTCTCGCACTTCCATATTATGTTAGCATTGTACTCTGTAGGAGGAGTTTTTGGTGCCGTTTATGCAGCCGGGCCATATATGTTTGGTAGAAAATGGTATAGTGAAAAATTATCATGGTTACATTTCTGGGGATGGCAAGCAGGTATGGGATTATTCGTTACAGCTTCTGCTATTGGCGGTTTCTATGGATTAATAAGAAGAGAAGTAGCCTGGGCCGCATTTTATGAACCTTATTACCAGTTATTAATGATTGGAGGATGGGTTGCAGGCTTCTCCTTAATAGTATTCACGTTTAACTTAGTGTTAACACTATTATACGGAGAGAAAATTAAAGAAACTGATATACCAATGTGGGCTGTGTTATCAATAGCCATGGAAAGATATGGATTAAGAAGAGAAGGATACAAAGAAGAAGAGTTACCAGTTGCTTTACCAGCTGATGGTATGATTAGAGTTGAAGAATTTGTTAGAGCAACAGAAAGGGCTTCTTCTTCAAGTAGTGGCGTACAAGCTAGCGGTACTCAAGCTAAGGGAGAAGGATTTACAAAGGTAACAGAAAGTAAAGCAGACACAGACTTAAAAATTAATAAGTAA
- a CDS encoding quinol oxidase, with product MKRATVIALFLVLVTVAVISLEVQYDSYDYIGYNPNNNAGVGVVHASFANALGSYKGPYVIIYVTGQQWHWDFYPHDKIYTNLTVVPVDEPVVFVIHSIDVFHEFFVQSATSNFTLFNFGAEAVPGYYSYIVLVFPQPGLYHVACAEYCGTAAVGLGHSWLVGTIVATANYTYALELTGGVAPQGVWAPYSVSGVGVGGY from the coding sequence ATGAAACGAGCTACCGTTATAGCCCTATTCTTAGTTCTGGTAACTGTAGCTGTAATTTCGTTAGAAGTACAATACGACTCATATGACTATATAGGATATAATCCAAATAACAATGCTGGTGTAGGAGTAGTTCATGCTTCTTTTGCAAACGCTCTGGGATCATATAAAGGACCTTATGTCATAATATATGTTACTGGTCAACAATGGCACTGGGATTTCTATCCTCACGATAAGATATACACTAATCTAACAGTTGTTCCAGTAGATGAACCAGTAGTTTTTGTTATACATAGCATTGATGTATTCCACGAGTTCTTCGTGCAGAGTGCTACAAGTAATTTCACTTTATTCAATTTTGGTGCTGAAGCAGTTCCAGGCTACTATTCATATATCGTGTTAGTATTTCCACAGCCCGGTTTATATCATGTAGCTTGTGCCGAATATTGTGGTACTGCGGCGGTAGGATTAGGTCATTCCTGGTTAGTAGGAACAATAGTAGCTACAGCAAACTATACTTATGCTTTAGAGTTAACTGGAGGAGTAGCACCACAAGGAGTTTGGGCTCCATATAGTGTAAGTGGTGTTGGGGTAGGTGGTTATTAA